A genome region from Arthrobacter sp. SLBN-100 includes the following:
- a CDS encoding glycerate kinase, which translates to MRILIAPDKFKGSLTAVEAAAAMAEGALRVYPDAVATQFPIADGGEGTLEAAVAAGYEERINAVVGPILAPVGAAWAIRKADGGKVTAVIETAQASGLADMEPTPANALRAHSYGCGQLIAAALDAGATEIVLGLGGSAMTDGGSGALRALGLKPLDAAGNVVPLGGGSLADVVALDASALDPRLAATAFRIAVDVRNPLYGTLGAAHVFSPQKGADGEAVELLDAGLRNWASLLREVTGRDVNVEGAGAAGGFPASFLAFTEAALEGGFALVAGLTGLADQLSAADLVITGEGSMDVQSLAGKAPIALADAARERGIPVIVVAGRILVTPEDLAGHGVVAAAQLLDVATGPEDAVANAAKYLAWATSQVLEGA; encoded by the coding sequence ATGCGCATTCTTATTGCTCCGGACAAGTTCAAGGGTTCCCTTACGGCCGTTGAAGCAGCCGCCGCCATGGCCGAGGGCGCCCTGCGCGTCTACCCGGACGCCGTCGCCACGCAGTTTCCCATAGCCGACGGCGGTGAAGGCACCCTGGAAGCTGCGGTGGCAGCGGGTTACGAGGAACGCATCAACGCCGTGGTGGGCCCCATCCTCGCCCCGGTGGGCGCCGCGTGGGCCATCAGGAAGGCCGACGGCGGCAAGGTCACCGCCGTGATCGAAACCGCCCAGGCCTCCGGCCTTGCCGATATGGAACCCACCCCCGCCAACGCCCTGCGCGCCCACAGCTACGGCTGTGGCCAGCTCATCGCGGCCGCCCTGGACGCGGGCGCCACGGAAATCGTCCTGGGGCTTGGCGGATCGGCAATGACCGACGGCGGCAGCGGCGCCCTGCGCGCCCTGGGCCTGAAGCCGCTGGACGCCGCCGGCAACGTGGTGCCGCTCGGCGGCGGCTCGCTCGCGGACGTCGTGGCGCTGGACGCGTCCGCGCTCGATCCCCGGCTTGCCGCCACCGCCTTCCGCATCGCCGTCGACGTGCGGAACCCGCTGTACGGAACGCTGGGAGCCGCCCACGTCTTTTCCCCCCAGAAGGGCGCCGACGGGGAGGCCGTGGAACTGCTCGACGCCGGCCTGCGCAACTGGGCCTCCCTCCTGCGGGAGGTGACGGGCCGGGACGTGAACGTCGAGGGCGCGGGCGCCGCCGGTGGCTTCCCGGCGTCGTTCCTTGCCTTCACCGAGGCCGCGCTCGAAGGCGGCTTTGCGCTGGTGGCGGGACTGACCGGCCTTGCCGATCAGCTCTCCGCAGCCGACCTGGTGATCACAGGTGAAGGGTCCATGGACGTCCAGTCGCTGGCCGGAAAAGCCCCGATTGCGCTCGCGGACGCGGCACGGGAACGGGGTATCCCGGTGATCGTGGTGGCCGGGCGGATCCTGGTGACTCCCGAAGACCTGGCCGGGCACGGTGTGGTTGCGGCCGCCCAGTTGCTGGACGTGGCAACCGGTCCGGAAGATGCGGTAGCCAACGCCGCCAAGTACCTCGCCTGGGCAACAAGCCAGGTACTTGAGGGCGCCTGA
- a CDS encoding LuxR family transcriptional regulator produces the protein MRTLFRTALMALLLIAAPALSAGAAQAGPTTLVHGITASSGGAWAQSAASPTPSPGDTASTGPANPGTGESAQNESTRLDYTPWVIGAVVLATLIVVLVWRRRRNTTIV, from the coding sequence ATGCGGACACTTTTCAGGACGGCCCTGATGGCCCTGCTGCTCATAGCCGCGCCGGCGCTTTCGGCCGGCGCCGCGCAGGCAGGGCCAACCACGTTGGTCCACGGAATCACGGCATCCTCCGGAGGGGCATGGGCGCAGTCGGCCGCGTCTCCCACGCCGTCTCCCGGGGATACCGCCTCCACCGGCCCGGCCAACCCAGGAACCGGCGAATCAGCCCAAAACGAGTCCACCCGGCTGGACTACACCCCGTGGGTTATCGGCGCCGTGGTCCTGGCGACCCTGATCGTGGTCCTGGTCTGGCGCCGCCGCCGCAACACCACCATCGTTTAG
- a CDS encoding DUF6328 family protein, producing MSNVEDYTGRTGRNETREEQMDRNWAELLQELRVLQTGVQILAGFLLTLPFQSRFKELDDFQVGLYLVNVVIAALTTAFILLPVSVHRRLFRKRLKETLVSSADAITKIALAGIGLLSAGSAALVFDVTAGRSAGLTAGGVLLAVLVVLLVYVPLHLNRRATAGR from the coding sequence ATGTCCAACGTGGAGGACTACACGGGCCGGACGGGCAGGAACGAAACCCGCGAGGAACAGATGGACCGCAACTGGGCGGAACTGCTGCAGGAGCTGCGGGTGTTGCAGACGGGCGTGCAGATCCTTGCCGGTTTCCTGTTGACCCTCCCCTTCCAGTCGCGCTTCAAAGAGCTTGATGACTTCCAGGTGGGTCTTTACCTGGTCAACGTGGTGATCGCTGCCCTGACTACCGCCTTCATCCTTCTGCCGGTCAGCGTGCACCGTCGGCTCTTCCGCAAGCGGCTCAAGGAAACGCTGGTTTCCAGCGCGGATGCCATTACCAAGATCGCGTTGGCCGGTATAGGGCTGTTGAGTGCCGGAAGTGCCGCGCTGGTCTTTGACGTGACGGCGGGCCGGTCAGCCGGCCTGACAGCCGGCGGCGTCCTCCTGGCCGTGCTGGTGGTCCTGCTGGTCTATGTCCCGCTGCACTTGAACAGGCGCGCCACGGCCGGACGGTAG
- a CDS encoding SDR family oxidoreductase gives MSETDKQTDQPKDPRGGYHSGPFPEQEQKQPGLTAPMEPKPDHGELSYEGHGKLQGKAALITGGDSGIGKAAAIAFAREGADVAISYLPEEEEDAQDTAEWIRKAGQRVLLFAGDGREEDFSTRIADETAAEFGRLDVVVLNAAYQKNRESLESLPTEEFDRVFKTNLYSLLWTARAAVPHLKPGASIITTASVQAFNPSPGLIDYAMTKAAQVAFTKALAQELGPKGIRVNAVAPGPIWTPLIPATEWPEKLPKFGQDTPLERAGQPAELAAAYVLLASEDGSYISGAVLPVTGGKGL, from the coding sequence ATGAGCGAGACGGACAAGCAGACAGACCAGCCAAAGGATCCGCGCGGCGGCTACCACTCAGGCCCTTTCCCGGAGCAGGAACAGAAGCAGCCCGGCCTGACCGCGCCCATGGAGCCCAAGCCGGACCACGGGGAACTTAGCTATGAGGGGCACGGAAAACTGCAGGGCAAGGCCGCCCTGATCACCGGCGGAGATTCGGGCATCGGCAAGGCGGCGGCCATCGCATTCGCCCGCGAAGGAGCCGACGTAGCCATCTCCTACCTCCCTGAAGAGGAGGAGGATGCCCAGGACACTGCGGAGTGGATCCGGAAGGCCGGCCAGCGGGTTCTCCTGTTTGCCGGTGATGGCCGGGAGGAAGACTTCAGTACCCGGATTGCTGACGAAACGGCGGCGGAGTTCGGCCGCCTGGATGTGGTGGTGCTGAACGCGGCATACCAGAAGAACCGGGAAAGTCTGGAGTCGCTGCCCACGGAGGAGTTCGACCGGGTTTTCAAGACCAATCTCTACTCGCTGCTGTGGACGGCCAGGGCCGCCGTTCCGCATCTCAAACCCGGCGCCTCGATCATCACCACGGCATCGGTCCAGGCCTTCAACCCGTCTCCGGGCCTGATCGATTACGCCATGACCAAGGCGGCGCAGGTGGCTTTCACCAAGGCGCTGGCGCAGGAACTTGGCCCCAAGGGAATCCGGGTTAACGCTGTGGCCCCGGGGCCCATCTGGACTCCCTTGATCCCGGCCACCGAGTGGCCGGAGAAGCTTCCGAAGTTCGGGCAGGACACTCCGCTGGAACGGGCGGGCCAGCCCGCCGAGCTTGCCGCGGCCTACGTCCTGCTGGCCTCGGAGGACGGGTCCTACATTTCCGGGGCCGTACTGCCGGTGACCGGCGGAAAGGGGCTCTAA
- a CDS encoding glycosyltransferase has translation MSRRSSEQWARRGEVPEQAAVDVLVPTCNRPAELAVTLAGLAGQADPSFHVVISDQSTDAPGWEHPAAAAMVRVLEAQGRPVTLLRHLPRRGLAEHRQFLLDQASAEKCLFLDDDVWLEPGALERLNGALDELDCGFVGMAPQGLSYLDDRRPEQTAGFEAWDGPVTAERIRPGTPGFERWPLHNAANLSHLSADLSLGPGEWLPYRVAWLGGCVLYRRKALNDAGGFTFWPSLPVEHAGEDVVAQWQVMERYGAAGILPSGAVHLESPTTVTDRRVEAHDVVLSESAATYSGNSAAVD, from the coding sequence GTGAGCAGGAGATCATCAGAACAGTGGGCACGCCGTGGTGAGGTGCCGGAACAGGCGGCCGTGGACGTGCTGGTGCCCACGTGCAACCGCCCTGCCGAGCTGGCAGTGACGCTGGCCGGCCTGGCCGGGCAGGCGGATCCTTCCTTCCATGTAGTCATCAGCGACCAGTCCACCGATGCGCCCGGGTGGGAACATCCTGCGGCCGCTGCAATGGTGCGGGTCCTCGAAGCCCAGGGCCGGCCGGTCACGCTGCTGCGCCATCTGCCGCGGCGCGGGCTCGCTGAGCACCGCCAGTTCCTGCTCGACCAGGCAAGCGCAGAGAAATGCCTGTTCCTCGACGACGATGTGTGGTTGGAACCCGGTGCCCTCGAACGGCTCAACGGGGCGCTTGACGAGCTGGACTGCGGCTTTGTGGGGATGGCTCCGCAGGGCCTGTCCTACCTCGATGACAGGCGGCCGGAGCAAACTGCGGGGTTTGAAGCGTGGGATGGACCGGTGACGGCGGAACGAATTCGTCCCGGCACCCCCGGGTTTGAACGCTGGCCGCTCCACAATGCCGCCAACCTCAGCCACCTCAGCGCCGACCTTTCGTTGGGGCCGGGGGAATGGCTGCCCTACCGGGTGGCCTGGCTCGGCGGGTGCGTGCTGTACCGGCGGAAAGCCCTGAACGACGCCGGCGGCTTCACCTTCTGGCCGAGTCTTCCTGTGGAGCACGCAGGGGAGGACGTCGTGGCCCAGTGGCAGGTCATGGAGAGGTACGGTGCCGCCGGTATCCTGCCGTCGGGGGCTGTGCACCTGGAGTCACCCACCACGGTGACGGACCGGCGGGTGGAGGCCCACGACGTCGTCCTCAGCGAAAGTGCGGCCACGTACTCAGGCAACAGCGCCGCCGTCGACTGA
- a CDS encoding GAF domain-containing protein: MAAEPTGQVGWGPLPLPPEPVFDSKDVEEYLWDVTHEFMKDIKGERRGIGWAATLFRLGKARTLAASSDQARDADREQCSFADGPVLEALRSGEFVLLSDVRRDRRWPGYASAAAGHGVQSLLSMPIVSEGMTSAAINLYASSPHVFSSDDLLRSRSYGRQLAGAMRVVVRVAERAEAAAGIAVAQSSLVLVDLAVRSLMDEYGLSREGALRFLQREASHHELGLRDAALNVVAPVAPLPGRDPSGERREMADDVEDFRMVAPAELDPPPAPGAAAEVHPATAKGRPA, from the coding sequence ATGGCCGCTGAACCCACGGGGCAGGTTGGCTGGGGACCGCTTCCCCTTCCGCCAGAGCCGGTGTTCGACAGCAAGGATGTTGAAGAGTACCTCTGGGATGTCACCCATGAATTCATGAAGGACATCAAGGGTGAACGCCGCGGCATCGGCTGGGCTGCCACCCTCTTCCGCCTGGGGAAGGCACGCACCCTGGCGGCCAGCAGCGATCAGGCCCGCGACGCAGACCGGGAGCAATGCTCCTTCGCTGACGGGCCGGTCCTCGAAGCCCTGCGCAGCGGCGAATTCGTGCTGTTGTCCGATGTCCGCCGGGACCGCCGGTGGCCAGGGTATGCGAGCGCCGCCGCCGGCCACGGCGTGCAGTCGCTCCTGTCCATGCCCATCGTTTCCGAGGGCATGACGAGCGCTGCCATCAACCTTTACGCTTCATCACCGCATGTTTTCAGCAGTGATGATCTTCTCCGAAGCCGGAGCTACGGCAGGCAGCTGGCCGGCGCAATGCGGGTAGTGGTGCGCGTGGCGGAGCGCGCGGAGGCGGCCGCTGGCATTGCCGTCGCGCAAAGTTCGCTTGTCCTGGTGGACCTGGCGGTTCGCAGCCTCATGGATGAGTACGGCCTCAGCAGGGAGGGTGCCCTGCGCTTCCTTCAGCGCGAGGCGTCACACCATGAGTTGGGCCTGCGGGACGCTGCCCTGAACGTGGTTGCGCCGGTGGCGCCGCTCCCCGGAAGGGACCCTTCGGGGGAGCGGCGGGAAATGGCCGACGACGTCGAGGACTTCCGCATGGTGGCTCCGGCAGAGCTGGACCCGCCGCCCGCCCCGGGGGCTGCCGCGGAAGTGCATCCTGCTACCGCGAAAGGACGGCCGGCATGA
- a CDS encoding SGNH/GDSL hydrolase family protein: MSNEQQETWKGRPPAQRHPWRRFVALGDSYTEGIGDPESRSIGGFRGWADRAAEELSTGQRDFAYANLAVRGMVLQEIVDGQLAPALALAPDLVAMSGGGNDVVFRRGDPDKLAEKMDQAVGMLAETGATVILFAGPDWGGTPVLGQIRGRLAIYNEHLHTIGMRHHAVMVDLWCLPALHDARMWDRDRLHLSPLGHHVVAVAALDALAVPHSLKPLQPRPVPSHGWTQARAEDLIWARQYFFPWVLRRLRPPAGQLLEPKRPLPGPVFGLGGDDVDSHDVA; the protein is encoded by the coding sequence ATGAGCAACGAACAGCAGGAGACCTGGAAGGGACGCCCCCCGGCCCAGCGGCACCCGTGGCGCCGCTTCGTAGCCCTCGGCGACTCCTACACGGAAGGAATCGGTGACCCGGAATCACGCAGCATCGGCGGGTTCCGCGGCTGGGCTGACCGGGCGGCAGAGGAACTCTCCACCGGGCAGCGCGACTTCGCCTACGCCAACCTTGCCGTGCGGGGGATGGTGCTGCAGGAGATTGTTGACGGTCAGCTCGCGCCGGCCCTCGCGCTGGCGCCGGACCTGGTAGCAATGTCCGGCGGCGGAAACGACGTCGTGTTCCGGCGTGGAGACCCGGACAAACTGGCCGAGAAGATGGACCAGGCCGTGGGCATGTTGGCTGAAACCGGGGCCACCGTCATCTTGTTCGCCGGGCCGGACTGGGGCGGTACTCCAGTGCTGGGGCAAATCCGGGGGAGGCTGGCAATCTACAACGAGCATCTTCATACGATCGGCATGCGCCACCACGCGGTGATGGTGGACCTGTGGTGCCTTCCGGCGCTCCATGACGCCCGGATGTGGGACAGGGACCGCCTTCACCTTTCGCCCTTGGGGCATCACGTCGTTGCCGTTGCCGCCCTCGATGCGCTCGCGGTGCCGCATTCGCTCAAGCCCCTGCAACCGCGGCCGGTCCCGTCACATGGCTGGACCCAAGCCAGGGCCGAAGACCTGATCTGGGCGAGGCAGTATTTCTTCCCCTGGGTCCTGCGGAGGTTGCGGCCCCCAGCAGGGCAGCTCCTGGAGCCTAAGCGGCCGCTGCCAGGCCCTGTCTTTGGCCTCGGCGGCGATGACGTGGACTCACATGATGTCGCTTAG
- a CDS encoding uracil-xanthine permease family protein: MSMLGIKWKLHGNGKSIKPGHVVAPDERLAWPLTIGVGMQHVVAMFGATFLVPIITGMPPATTLFFSGIGTLLFLVITKGRVPSYLGSSFAFIAPIMASQQQFGVPGALGGVVLAGAVLALVGAVVQKFGAGWINRLMPPIVTGAIVALIGLNLAPAAKNNFDAAPVTAVITLATIILVSVLFRGILGRLSILVGVVVGYLVAMLRGEVSYDKMDAAAWVGLPQFQAPEFHVGVLGLFVPVVLVLVAENIGHVKSVAAMTGQNLDGVSGRALLADGAATVLAGFGGGSGTTTYAENIGVMAATKVYSTAAYWVAGVFAILLSFSPKFGELIATVPPGVLGGAATMLYGMIGILGVKIWVQNKVNFSNPVNLTTAAVALIIGIADYTWTIGELKFTGIALGSAAALAIYHGMKAIAKARGTVAEPETEQAGLPPAAKAAMNAAAKRAPKKR; this comes from the coding sequence ATGAGCATGCTCGGAATCAAATGGAAGCTGCACGGCAACGGCAAGTCCATCAAGCCGGGCCACGTGGTGGCCCCCGATGAACGGCTTGCCTGGCCGCTGACCATCGGCGTGGGCATGCAACACGTGGTGGCCATGTTCGGCGCCACGTTCCTGGTGCCCATCATCACCGGCATGCCGCCTGCCACCACGCTGTTCTTCTCGGGCATCGGCACACTGCTGTTCCTGGTCATCACCAAGGGCCGGGTGCCCAGCTACCTGGGCTCAAGCTTCGCCTTCATCGCACCGATCATGGCGTCCCAGCAGCAGTTCGGCGTCCCCGGAGCGCTGGGCGGCGTGGTGCTGGCCGGCGCCGTACTGGCCCTGGTGGGCGCCGTTGTGCAGAAGTTCGGCGCGGGTTGGATCAACCGGCTGATGCCGCCCATCGTCACCGGCGCGATCGTGGCGCTCATCGGCCTCAACCTGGCCCCGGCAGCGAAAAACAATTTCGATGCCGCCCCCGTTACCGCAGTGATCACGCTGGCCACCATCATCCTGGTCAGCGTCCTGTTCCGCGGGATCCTGGGCCGGCTCAGCATCCTGGTGGGCGTGGTGGTGGGCTACCTCGTGGCAATGCTCCGCGGGGAGGTGAGCTACGACAAGATGGACGCCGCCGCGTGGGTGGGCCTGCCGCAGTTCCAGGCCCCCGAATTCCACGTGGGCGTCCTGGGCCTGTTCGTGCCCGTGGTGCTGGTGCTGGTGGCCGAGAACATCGGCCACGTGAAGTCAGTGGCTGCCATGACAGGACAGAACCTCGACGGCGTCTCCGGCCGCGCGCTGTTGGCCGACGGTGCCGCCACCGTACTGGCCGGCTTCGGCGGCGGTTCCGGCACCACCACCTACGCAGAGAATATCGGCGTGATGGCCGCCACCAAGGTCTATTCGACGGCGGCTTATTGGGTGGCAGGCGTCTTCGCCATCCTGCTGAGCTTCTCCCCCAAATTCGGCGAGCTGATCGCCACGGTCCCGCCGGGTGTGCTGGGCGGCGCGGCCACGATGCTCTACGGCATGATCGGCATCCTGGGCGTGAAGATCTGGGTGCAGAACAAAGTGAACTTCTCCAACCCCGTGAACCTGACCACGGCCGCCGTCGCCCTGATTATCGGCATCGCGGACTACACCTGGACCATCGGCGAGCTCAAGTTCACGGGCATCGCGCTGGGTTCCGCCGCGGCGCTGGCGATCTACCACGGCATGAAGGCCATCGCGAAGGCCAGGGGCACGGTGGCCGAACCCGAAACAGAGCAGGCCGGACTGCCTCCTGCCGCCAAGGCTGCCATGAATGCAGCCGCGAAACGGGCGCCCAAGAAGCGCTAG
- a CDS encoding malonic semialdehyde reductase yields MTIAHEEAVIDSAAVDAIFAQARTPNSFTGEVTDEQAQAIYELTKYGPTAFNSQPLRVTYVRSAEARATLVDALANGNKAKTASAPLVAILSYDTDWAEQWDSFLPGYNAPKAMYDADPELAAATGNNNAHLQAGYFILAVRSLGFAAGPMTGADFAAIDAAFFPKGDQKSFLVVNIGRPAEDAGTAKPKFSYQDVVRTV; encoded by the coding sequence ATGACTATTGCCCACGAAGAAGCGGTTATCGATTCGGCCGCCGTCGACGCCATTTTCGCGCAGGCCCGCACCCCCAACTCCTTTACCGGGGAGGTCACCGACGAGCAGGCACAGGCCATCTACGAGCTGACCAAGTATGGCCCCACCGCCTTCAACTCGCAGCCGCTGCGCGTGACCTACGTCCGCTCCGCTGAAGCCCGCGCCACCCTCGTTGACGCACTCGCCAACGGAAACAAGGCCAAGACCGCCTCCGCCCCGCTCGTGGCCATCCTCAGCTACGACACCGACTGGGCAGAGCAGTGGGACAGCTTCCTCCCCGGCTACAACGCCCCGAAGGCCATGTACGACGCCGACCCGGAACTGGCGGCCGCCACTGGCAACAACAACGCCCACCTGCAGGCCGGCTACTTCATCCTGGCGGTCCGGTCGCTCGGCTTCGCCGCAGGCCCCATGACCGGTGCGGATTTCGCTGCGATCGACGCCGCCTTTTTCCCCAAGGGTGACCAGAAGAGCTTCCTGGTGGTCAACATCGGCCGGCCTGCCGAGGATGCGGGCACAGCCAAGCCCAAGTTCTCCTACCAGGACGTCGTCCGTACCGTCTGA
- a CDS encoding 2'-5' RNA ligase family protein: MRNLILVAFVEPVTDGLVFPRTQWPLHITLLRFDVDSDGVVEQVAALAAPHAEAALGAALTVGKDAGFGRNGSVPVNLIQPQPDLQTLHGQLVATVGRLGGKILTPAHTLSGYRPHVSHHGGKRLNPGDAVVLDRIALVDMAPDGDRTVRRILRLWSRDHRAGNDP; this comes from the coding sequence ATGCGGAACCTCATCCTGGTTGCCTTTGTCGAGCCTGTGACCGACGGGCTGGTGTTCCCGCGGACACAGTGGCCCTTGCACATCACTCTGCTGAGGTTCGACGTCGACAGCGACGGCGTCGTCGAACAGGTGGCCGCGCTTGCCGCGCCGCACGCCGAGGCAGCCCTCGGTGCCGCCCTTACTGTGGGGAAGGACGCAGGTTTCGGCCGGAACGGCTCCGTACCCGTGAACCTCATCCAACCGCAGCCGGACCTGCAAACCCTGCACGGGCAACTGGTCGCCACAGTCGGCAGGCTGGGCGGAAAGATCCTCACGCCGGCGCACACCCTGTCCGGCTACCGGCCCCACGTGTCACATCACGGCGGCAAACGCCTGAACCCGGGCGACGCCGTCGTGCTTGACCGGATCGCACTGGTGGACATGGCGCCGGACGGTGACCGCACCGTCCGGCGCATCCTCCGGCTCTGGAGCCGGGACCACAGAGCGGGCAACGACCCCTAA
- the pgm gene encoding phosphoglucomutase (alpha-D-glucose-1,6-bisphosphate-dependent), whose protein sequence is MASRAGTVAQPQDLVDITALLDAYYDLTPDLGDPGQRVVFGTSGHRGSSLKASFNEKHIVAITQAIVEYRAAQGITGPLFLAKDTHALSEPAQNSALEVLAANGVQVLIDARHGYTPTPALSHAILTYNRNAGAGAPQADGIVVTPSHNPPADGGFKYNPPHGGPADSDATGWIANRANELLENGLRGVKRIPVADALAADTTGKFDFLSSYVDDLPSVLNLDAIREAGVRIGADPMGGASVDYWGEIAERHQLDLTVVNPTVDPQWAFMTLDWDEKIRMDCSSPAAMASLIQRMSGGGAGAGASFDIATGNDADADRHGIVTPVVNGVGGLMNPNHYLAVAIDYLYRNRSGWNPASVVGKTLVSSSIIDRVAESLGRKLVEVPVGFKWFVPGLLSGEGAFGGEESAGASFNKKDGSVWTTDKDGILLALLASEITAVTGKSPSQLYKGLTDQFGAPVYARIDAAATREQKSALGKLSPSDVTATELAGEPILAKLTEAPGNGASIGGLKVVTENAWFAARPSGTEDVYKIYAESFKGEEHLKQVQAEAKALVDGVIA, encoded by the coding sequence ATGGCTAGCCGCGCGGGTACAGTTGCCCAACCCCAGGACCTTGTTGACATCACTGCGCTCCTTGACGCGTATTACGACCTCACGCCGGATCTGGGTGATCCCGGTCAGCGCGTAGTGTTCGGCACTTCCGGGCACCGCGGCTCCAGCCTCAAGGCGTCGTTTAATGAGAAGCACATTGTCGCCATTACCCAGGCGATTGTGGAATACCGGGCGGCGCAGGGCATCACGGGTCCGCTGTTCCTGGCAAAGGACACTCACGCCTTGAGCGAGCCGGCACAGAATTCGGCCCTCGAGGTGCTTGCCGCCAACGGCGTGCAGGTCCTCATCGACGCCCGCCACGGCTACACGCCCACCCCTGCCCTGAGCCACGCGATCCTCACCTACAACCGGAATGCCGGTGCAGGCGCCCCCCAGGCTGACGGCATCGTGGTCACGCCCAGCCACAACCCGCCGGCCGATGGCGGCTTCAAGTACAACCCTCCGCACGGCGGCCCGGCCGATTCGGACGCCACCGGCTGGATCGCCAACCGTGCCAACGAACTGCTCGAAAACGGGCTTCGTGGGGTCAAACGCATCCCGGTGGCTGACGCGCTGGCCGCGGACACCACCGGCAAGTTCGACTTCCTCAGCAGCTACGTGGACGACCTCCCCTCAGTCCTGAACCTGGACGCGATCCGCGAAGCCGGGGTGCGGATCGGTGCGGACCCCATGGGCGGGGCGTCCGTGGACTACTGGGGCGAGATTGCCGAGCGTCACCAACTGGACCTCACCGTAGTCAACCCTACGGTGGACCCGCAGTGGGCCTTTATGACCCTGGACTGGGACGAGAAGATCCGGATGGACTGCTCCTCGCCCGCGGCCATGGCCTCGCTGATCCAGCGCATGTCCGGCGGCGGCGCTGGCGCGGGTGCCTCGTTCGATATTGCCACTGGCAACGACGCGGACGCGGACCGGCACGGCATCGTCACACCTGTTGTTAATGGGGTGGGCGGGCTGATGAACCCGAACCACTATCTCGCCGTCGCCATCGACTACCTGTACCGCAACCGCAGCGGCTGGAACCCGGCCTCCGTGGTGGGCAAGACGCTGGTGTCCTCCTCCATCATTGACCGGGTGGCCGAAAGCCTCGGCCGCAAGCTTGTGGAGGTCCCGGTGGGCTTCAAGTGGTTTGTGCCCGGCCTGCTATCCGGTGAGGGCGCGTTCGGCGGCGAGGAGTCCGCCGGTGCTTCATTCAACAAAAAGGACGGCAGCGTCTGGACCACGGACAAGGACGGCATCCTGCTGGCCCTGCTCGCCTCGGAGATCACGGCGGTGACCGGCAAATCCCCGTCCCAGCTCTATAAGGGCCTGACGGACCAGTTCGGCGCCCCGGTATACGCCCGCATTGACGCTGCCGCCACGCGGGAGCAGAAGTCGGCACTCGGCAAGCTGTCGCCGTCGGACGTCACGGCTACTGAGCTGGCGGGCGAGCCAATCCTCGCCAAGCTCACGGAAGCACCCGGCAATGGCGCATCGATTGGCGGCCTGAAGGTGGTTACCGAGAACGCCTGGTTCGCGGCCCGCCCGTCCGGCACCGAGGACGTCTACAAGATCTACGCCGAGTCCTTCAAGGGCGAGGAACACCTCAAGCAGGTCCAGGCGGAAGCCAAGGCCCTGGTGGACGGCGTGATCGCTTAG
- a CDS encoding NERD domain-containing protein, which yields MGAGDGAAEQSRLAAERVARLKRQLDQAERTTKAWDAGGVGERVVAEKLSELVPRGWYVLHDVHWPGRPKANLDHVLVGPGGVVVVDAKNWTGEVKVSSGVLWQGRYARTQAVEGALAQCAAVASVLAPPHRRMVRPLICMAAQPDLFGVTSSDVAVVGAQRVVGAIEALPPVLDQQSVVGLYAHLGQQLTHEQEPGITAFRSVQPATVVRPAGPRPASPRAGGDPDSAAPGPVPARSVSSRPASSRPAPSAAVSPRPVSPRAASSGAGATRAGAPRAASSGAGPTRPAGGHLSKAAAGGRNPKGRQRRATGGGRLALLAAFVIFAVYVLPYLGR from the coding sequence ATGGGGGCAGGCGACGGGGCAGCGGAGCAGTCCAGGCTGGCAGCTGAACGGGTTGCCAGGCTCAAGCGCCAGCTCGACCAGGCTGAACGTACCACCAAGGCCTGGGACGCCGGCGGGGTTGGTGAGCGCGTGGTGGCGGAAAAGCTCAGCGAACTGGTCCCGCGCGGCTGGTACGTGCTGCACGACGTCCACTGGCCGGGCCGGCCGAAAGCAAACCTCGACCACGTCCTGGTAGGGCCCGGCGGCGTGGTGGTGGTGGACGCCAAGAACTGGACCGGAGAGGTCAAGGTTTCTTCAGGGGTGCTGTGGCAGGGCCGCTACGCACGCACCCAGGCAGTGGAGGGGGCGCTCGCCCAATGCGCCGCCGTCGCGTCCGTCCTGGCGCCGCCGCACCGCCGGATGGTGCGTCCCTTGATTTGTATGGCTGCCCAGCCGGACCTCTTTGGCGTGACCAGCTCTGATGTTGCCGTGGTGGGGGCGCAGCGTGTGGTTGGGGCGATCGAAGCGTTGCCTCCGGTGCTGGACCAGCAATCCGTGGTGGGGCTCTACGCCCATCTCGGACAGCAGCTCACGCACGAACAGGAGCCGGGCATCACGGCCTTCCGGAGCGTGCAGCCAGCGACGGTGGTGAGGCCCGCCGGCCCGCGGCCCGCGTCTCCGCGCGCAGGCGGCGACCCGGATTCGGCAGCACCGGGTCCCGTCCCTGCCCGGTCAGTGTCATCACGTCCGGCGTCGTCACGTCCGGCGCCATCCGCTGCTGTGTCACCGCGTCCTGTCTCACCCCGCGCTGCGTCATCCGGTGCTGGGGCAACCCGTGCTGGGGCACCCCGTGCTGCGTCATCCGGTGCTGGGCCAACCCGTCCGGCAGGCGGACACCTCTCGAAGGCGGCCGCCGGTGGGCGAAACCCAAAGGGCCGCCAGCGCCGCGCCACAGGCGGCGGGCGCCTTGCCCTGCTCGCCGCGTTCGTCATCTTTGCCGTGTATGTGCTGCCCTACCTGGGCCGCTGA